The Nonlabens spongiae genome contains a region encoding:
- a CDS encoding OmpA/MotB family protein, whose product MKKLFVGLMAAGIMVSCASKKELEAAQEKQKQTQEMLDTATVKLNAAEKDLEVAKARVNVLEERVNDLKKEKDALYESQEDFITLTKQGGKNLERSLESLREKDMQIKSLNDAITKKDSVTLALVTSLKSSLGNLNDEDISVNVEKGVVYISISDKLLFRSGSDNVQQEAKSVLGKVAKVVNDKPEIDILIEGHTDNQPISSSKFPDNWALSTARATAVARVLQEEFKVDPTRMTAAGRSYYMPVASNDTAEGRAKNRRTRIIVLPKLDQFFDMVEKGMEQAKENAKKETQMKN is encoded by the coding sequence ATGAAGAAGTTATTTGTAGGATTGATGGCAGCTGGAATTATGGTTTCCTGTGCCTCTAAAAAGGAGCTGGAAGCAGCTCAAGAAAAACAAAAACAAACCCAAGAAATGCTGGATACAGCAACGGTTAAGCTAAATGCAGCTGAGAAGGATCTTGAGGTGGCAAAAGCACGTGTAAATGTGCTTGAAGAAAGAGTTAATGACCTCAAGAAAGAAAAGGATGCCTTATATGAGTCTCAAGAGGACTTTATAACATTGACTAAACAAGGAGGTAAAAACCTAGAGCGTTCCTTAGAAAGTCTGCGTGAGAAAGACATGCAAATCAAGAGTTTGAACGACGCTATAACCAAGAAGGATAGTGTTACACTAGCTCTTGTAACAAGCCTAAAAAGTTCTTTGGGTAATCTCAATGACGAGGACATAAGTGTAAACGTGGAGAAAGGTGTGGTTTACATCTCAATCAGCGACAAGTTGTTATTCCGCAGTGGAAGTGATAATGTACAACAAGAGGCTAAGTCGGTATTAGGTAAAGTGGCTAAAGTAGTTAATGACAAGCCAGAGATTGATATTTTGATTGAGGGTCACACTGACAATCAGCCTATTTCGTCTTCAAAATTTCCTGATAACTGGGCGCTCAGTACAGCTCGTGCAACGGCTGTTGCAAGAGTCCTTCAAGAAGAGTTCAAAGTAGATCCTACGAGAATGACTGCAGCTGGTAGATCTTATTACATGCCTGTTGCGAGCAACGATACAGCAGAAGGTCGCGCTAAGAACAGACGTACAAGAATTATCGTGTTACCTAAACTTGACCAATTCTTTGATATGGTGGAAAAAGGAATGGAGCAGGCTAAAGAGAATGCCAAGAAAGAAACTCAAATGAAGAACTAA
- a CDS encoding DEAD/DEAH box helicase: MKILPEKVAEKPTEFKTLYDYQERDLKEIFDRINNKSDDYNLLYQLPTGGGKTVIFSEIVRRYLKEKNKKVVILTHRIELCKQTSKMLAQFNVKNKVINSKVKELDDQNEFECFVAMVETLNNRIQDDKLDLEDIGLVIVDEAHYNSFRKLFKYFEHCFMLGVTATPLSSNFKLPMKDNYRELIVGDSISSLVEKGFLAQAVTHTYDVGLSGLTIGMNGDYTVKSSEKVYTDITMQNRLLQAYNEVCKGKKTLIFNNGIRTSLEVEDTFRRAGIEIRHLDNTNTKEERKEILRWFRKKDDAVLTSVSILTTGFDEPSVENIILNRATKSLTLYYQMIGRGSRILDTKKKFQIIDLGNNVARFGLWNEPVDWQQVFRSPDFYVENIVSDEEIERNFVYKMPEKIRAEFPNTKDFTFDIKGAYDRITKEGKKSKLVLDESIAQHVQWCVENSEDVFDARILAKMLKEDISDRVRRYSYCIINNTNNYREWLEEDYYRRLRLAIQQEFAGVDS; the protein is encoded by the coding sequence ATTAAAATTTTGCCTGAAAAAGTTGCTGAAAAACCCACTGAGTTCAAAACCTTGTATGACTATCAAGAGCGAGATCTCAAGGAAATCTTTGACCGTATCAACAATAAATCAGATGACTACAATTTGCTGTACCAGTTACCTACTGGAGGAGGCAAAACTGTCATTTTTAGTGAGATCGTAAGACGTTATCTTAAGGAGAAAAATAAAAAGGTTGTAATCCTTACTCACCGTATCGAGTTGTGCAAGCAAACTTCAAAAATGCTTGCTCAATTTAATGTAAAGAACAAGGTGATCAATTCTAAGGTAAAGGAGCTTGATGACCAGAATGAATTTGAGTGTTTTGTCGCCATGGTAGAGACACTTAATAATAGGATTCAGGATGATAAATTAGACCTGGAAGACATAGGTCTTGTCATTGTGGATGAGGCGCATTACAACAGTTTCAGAAAATTGTTCAAATATTTTGAGCACTGCTTTATGCTAGGAGTAACGGCAACACCACTGAGTTCTAACTTCAAACTGCCTATGAAGGACAATTATAGGGAGCTGATCGTGGGAGATAGTATCTCTAGTCTTGTTGAGAAAGGATTTTTAGCTCAGGCTGTTACCCATACTTATGATGTAGGATTGAGCGGCCTGACTATAGGTATGAATGGAGATTACACGGTTAAATCCAGTGAAAAGGTCTACACAGACATCACCATGCAAAACCGCCTCCTTCAAGCTTACAATGAGGTGTGCAAGGGTAAAAAGACATTGATTTTTAATAATGGTATACGTACAAGTCTGGAAGTAGAAGATACTTTCCGAAGAGCTGGGATCGAGATCAGACATCTAGACAATACAAATACTAAAGAAGAGCGTAAGGAGATTTTAAGGTGGTTCCGTAAAAAGGATGATGCCGTATTGACTTCTGTAAGTATTCTTACCACTGGTTTTGATGAACCATCAGTTGAAAATATCATCTTGAATAGAGCGACTAAGTCTTTGACACTATACTACCAGATGATCGGTAGAGGGTCGCGTATCTTAGATACTAAAAAGAAGTTCCAGATCATTGATTTAGGAAATAATGTGGCTCGCTTCGGTTTATGGAATGAACCTGTGGACTGGCAACAAGTTTTCAGATCTCCAGATTTTTATGTGGAGAACATAGTTTCTGATGAGGAGATCGAGCGCAACTTTGTTTACAAAATGCCAGAAAAGATCAGAGCAGAATTTCCAAATACTAAGGATTTTACGTTTGACATCAAGGGAGCTTATGATCGCATCACTAAAGAGGGCAAAAAGTCAAAATTAGTTCTTGATGAATCCATCGCTCAACACGTTCAGTGGTGTGTTGAGAACAGCGAGGATGTGTTTGATGCTCGCATACTAGCAAAAATGCTTAAAGAGGATATTTCAGATAGAGTGAGGAGATATTCTTACTGTATTATCAATAATACAAACAACTACAGAGAGTGGTTAGAAGAAGACTACTATCGCAGGTTGCGTCTCGCGATTCAACAAGAATTTGCGGGTGTAGATTCCTGA
- a CDS encoding YqaA family protein, whose protein sequence is MSDPIKHRKKPWFQPERAHKYYKITGFYNFVVDSIKKSMPPVIIVVALLVLFHFFVMPINEALQLAVDELPDAGVLAFFYLSETALGLIPPELFIAWAGETATPILNLSLIALFSYLGGFTAYWIGRRALKIPSLHNYLEVKMAKQLVMARKWGGILIAVGAMLPLPFAMASLVAGMLKYPVKSWAVVGLLRFVRFAIYGAAIFSVV, encoded by the coding sequence TTGAGCGATCCTATCAAACATAGAAAAAAACCATGGTTCCAGCCGGAACGCGCCCATAAATACTATAAAATCACTGGGTTTTACAATTTTGTAGTGGACAGCATTAAAAAATCCATGCCGCCCGTCATAATTGTAGTTGCGCTACTTGTTTTGTTTCATTTTTTTGTAATGCCTATAAATGAGGCTTTACAACTAGCTGTTGATGAACTACCAGATGCTGGAGTCTTGGCATTCTTTTACCTTTCTGAAACTGCCCTAGGACTCATACCACCAGAACTTTTTATCGCATGGGCTGGAGAAACAGCTACACCCATTCTCAATTTGAGTTTGATTGCTTTGTTCTCTTACTTAGGTGGATTTACTGCCTACTGGATAGGTCGTAGGGCGTTAAAAATCCCGAGCCTTCATAACTATCTTGAGGTAAAAATGGCTAAGCAACTCGTCATGGCTCGTAAATGGGGAGGTATTCTCATCGCTGTGGGAGCCATGCTACCCTTACCTTTTGCCATGGCCAGCCTCGTCGCTGGTATGCTCAAATATCCAGTTAAGAGCTGGGCAGTCGTAGGCCTTTTACGCTTCGTACGTTTTGCGATCTACGGCGCAGCTATTTTCTCAGTGGTGTGA
- a CDS encoding OmpA family protein, protein MRNLKYITIALLAIFIASCGAVKNSNNQQRGTAIGAAGGTILGLIIGNNVGDGDNQTEGAVIGAVVGGVAGNIIGRRMDKQAQEISQELPGAEVERVGEGIVVTFDEGSGVRFATNQATLNTSSKATLDKLTNIMTKYPGTEVLVAGHTDDQGAAEYNMDLSKRRAQSVVDYLATHNISRDRITMTYSGEADPRSTNETPEGRAENRRVEIGIVAGEEMREDARKEAEKQ, encoded by the coding sequence ATGAGAAATTTAAAATATATAACCATAGCTCTGTTAGCCATATTCATTGCGTCTTGTGGAGCTGTTAAAAACAGCAATAATCAACAGCGAGGTACCGCAATAGGTGCTGCTGGAGGAACTATACTGGGCTTAATCATAGGAAACAATGTAGGTGACGGTGACAACCAGACAGAAGGTGCAGTTATAGGAGCTGTAGTAGGAGGAGTTGCTGGTAATATTATAGGTCGGAGAATGGATAAACAGGCTCAAGAAATATCTCAGGAATTACCGGGAGCTGAGGTAGAACGTGTGGGTGAAGGTATTGTGGTGACTTTTGATGAGGGTAGTGGTGTACGTTTTGCTACTAATCAGGCAACTTTGAATACGAGCTCAAAAGCTACGTTAGATAAGCTTACTAACATTATGACTAAATATCCAGGAACAGAAGTTTTGGTAGCTGGTCATACTGACGATCAAGGTGCTGCTGAATATAACATGGATTTATCCAAAAGACGAGCTCAGAGTGTAGTTGATTATCTGGCAACGCACAATATTTCAAGGGATCGGATTACAATGACTTATAGTGGTGAGGCTGATCCTCGATCAACTAATGAAACTCCAGAAGGTCGAGCTGAAAATAGAAGAGTGGAAATAGGAATAGTTGCAGGAGAAGAAATGCGAGAGGATGCGAGAAAGGAAGCTGAGAAACAATAA
- the dnaN gene encoding DNA polymerase III subunit beta: MKFIVSSSYLQRNLQALGGVINNNNTLPILDNFLFELTGNSLKVSASDMETTITTILEVESQDDGNIALPAKLLLDTLKTFPEQPLTFHAENATTIISHDRGKSEIACASADEFPKTVSLNEPKSTTLMGDVLATAINKTIFATGNDDLRPVMSGVFFQLASDGLTFVATDAHKLVKYKREDSSATDTAEFIMPKKPLNLLKSMLQGNESEVLIEYNESNARFSFDDTAVVCRLIDGKYPNYEAVIPKENPNKLVISRTQFLNSVRRVSIFSNKTTHQIRLRMAGAELNISAEDLDYSNKADERLTCDYQGDDMQIGFNSRFLIEMLNNLNCDEVSLEMSLPNRAGILTPIDGLDEGERVTMLVMPVMLSQS; the protein is encoded by the coding sequence ATGAAATTCATAGTTTCAAGTTCCTATTTGCAACGCAATCTTCAAGCATTAGGAGGAGTTATAAATAACAACAATACTTTACCAATTCTTGACAATTTCCTTTTTGAACTCACTGGTAATTCTTTGAAAGTCTCAGCTAGTGATATGGAAACAACAATCACCACAATTTTGGAGGTTGAGAGTCAAGATGATGGCAACATTGCATTGCCCGCTAAATTATTACTTGATACACTCAAGACTTTTCCAGAACAACCACTCACATTTCATGCCGAAAATGCAACAACAATCATCAGTCATGATCGTGGGAAGTCTGAAATAGCCTGTGCTTCTGCTGATGAATTCCCAAAGACGGTGTCTCTTAATGAACCTAAGAGCACAACCTTAATGGGGGATGTTCTAGCCACTGCAATCAATAAAACCATTTTCGCGACTGGAAATGATGACTTGAGACCTGTGATGAGCGGTGTATTTTTCCAGTTAGCAAGCGATGGACTCACATTTGTAGCAACTGACGCTCACAAATTGGTCAAATATAAGCGCGAGGATTCAAGTGCTACTGACACTGCTGAATTCATCATGCCTAAGAAGCCTCTAAACCTTCTAAAATCTATGCTTCAAGGCAATGAATCTGAAGTGTTAATAGAGTATAATGAAAGTAATGCGAGATTCTCTTTTGATGATACTGCGGTAGTTTGCCGACTTATAGATGGGAAATACCCTAACTATGAGGCGGTAATCCCTAAGGAAAACCCTAACAAATTGGTCATATCCAGAACCCAGTTTCTAAACTCAGTAAGAAGGGTAAGTATTTTCTCAAATAAAACAACTCATCAAATACGTCTAAGAATGGCGGGCGCAGAACTGAACATAAGCGCAGAGGATCTGGATTATAGCAATAAAGCAGATGAAAGGCTAACCTGTGACTATCAAGGTGATGATATGCAAATAGGCTTCAATAGTCGCTTCCTTATTGAAATGCTGAATAACTTAAACTGCGATGAAGTGTCTTTGGAGATGTCACTACCTAATCGTGCTGGAATACTTACGCCCATAGATGGATTAGATGAAGGAGAAAGAGTAACCATGCTAGTAATGCCTGTAATGCTCAGCCAGTCATAG
- a CDS encoding hydrogen peroxide-inducible genes activator: MTITQLKYVLAVAQFQNFTKAAEKVFVTQPTLSMQIQKLEDELDVQIFDRSKKPIELTETGKKIVTQARNIVNESDRIQDIVDQEKGFIGGEFRLGIIPTVMPTLLPMFLNNFINRYSKVKLRLEELTTENILERLNDGSLDAAIAATPLEDTLIKKKVLYYEPFVIYNPSSGKPSSEKVDVEDIDPDKLLLLEDGHCFKDSVLNLCRNSRDTQEERFSLMSGSFETLIKLADEGLGMTLLPYLNTEELHDRKKANLRYFKEPTPAREVSLIYHRSELKMQIIEALHQIITGVVKGAIAFHNVNIISPVSQK; the protein is encoded by the coding sequence ATGACTATAACACAGCTGAAATACGTTCTCGCTGTAGCGCAATTCCAGAATTTTACCAAAGCTGCAGAGAAGGTCTTTGTGACTCAACCTACATTGAGTATGCAAATACAAAAGCTAGAAGATGAACTTGATGTACAGATTTTTGATCGCTCTAAAAAACCTATAGAGCTAACTGAAACGGGTAAAAAGATTGTTACTCAGGCTCGCAACATTGTCAATGAGAGTGACCGCATACAAGATATAGTAGACCAGGAAAAAGGTTTTATAGGTGGCGAGTTCAGACTGGGCATAATTCCTACCGTGATGCCCACACTGTTACCTATGTTTCTGAACAACTTCATTAACCGATATTCTAAAGTAAAGTTGCGATTAGAGGAACTTACTACAGAAAACATTCTTGAACGCCTCAACGACGGAAGTCTGGATGCGGCCATCGCAGCTACACCGTTAGAGGATACACTTATCAAGAAGAAGGTTTTGTACTACGAGCCATTTGTGATCTATAATCCTTCTAGTGGTAAACCATCTTCAGAGAAGGTTGATGTAGAAGATATTGATCCAGATAAATTATTACTCCTTGAAGATGGTCACTGCTTCAAGGATAGCGTCTTAAATTTGTGTCGCAATTCACGTGATACACAAGAAGAACGGTTCTCTTTAATGAGTGGTAGCTTTGAAACGCTTATCAAATTAGCAGATGAAGGTCTGGGTATGACCCTGTTACCCTACCTGAATACTGAGGAGTTACATGATCGTAAAAAAGCCAATCTAAGATATTTCAAGGAGCCCACTCCTGCAAGAGAGGTGAGTTTAATCTATCATAGAAGTGAGTTGAAAATGCAAATTATAGAAGCCCTACATCAAATCATAACTGGTGTTGTTAAGGGCGCTATAGCATTTCATAATGTAAATATCATCAGTCCGGTTTCTCAGAAATAA
- a CDS encoding type I restriction enzyme HsdR N-terminal domain-containing protein gives MIPLRLPPATFRIKNTEKGQSIFDPIRKKFVHLTPEEWVRQHVVFMLLSRKRTPQNLMNIEKELNVAGTKKRYDILVYNKDGSIFLAVECKAPKVKIDQNVFDQIARYNLALDADYLMVTNGLSHYYCIMDYEHKSYNFIEELPDYQL, from the coding sequence ATGATACCATTGCGACTGCCACCAGCCACATTTAGGATCAAAAATACGGAAAAAGGACAGTCGATCTTTGACCCCATCCGTAAAAAGTTTGTCCATTTGACACCCGAAGAATGGGTGAGGCAGCACGTTGTTTTTATGTTGCTTTCGCGAAAGCGTACCCCTCAAAATCTTATGAACATTGAAAAGGAGCTCAACGTTGCCGGAACAAAAAAGCGCTATGACATTCTCGTATATAATAAAGATGGTTCTATTTTTCTAGCGGTGGAATGCAAAGCGCCCAAAGTGAAAATTGATCAAAACGTATTTGATCAGATTGCTCGATATAATTTAGCTCTCGATGCAGATTACCTTATGGTCACTAATGGTTTATCTCATTACTATTGTATTATGGATTATGAACATAAATCCTACAATTTCATAGAGGAACTGCCAGATTATCAATTATGA
- the holA gene encoding DNA polymerase III subunit delta encodes MGDYRQILTDLKNKKYAPVYFLCGQEPYFIDKICDHIEKNALNEAEQGFNQMILYGKDTTIEEILENAKRFPMMAEHQVIIVKEAQHLVKQLPKLENYLEQPQNTTVLVFAYKYKVPDGRSKVTKLLKKKAVYFESKPLYENKVGPFIGETLKEKGFQISPEANRLLVDYLGTDLGKINNELSKLTLVHDSALPITPQVIEENIGISKDFNVFELRKAIGMRDNLKVHRIANYFAENPKENPIVLTTAQLFSFFTQLLKVHGLRDRSPQAVARAAGVNPYFVQEILTAVKNYPMKYCSRAIKLIRETDVQSKGVGTVQADQGYLLKELLVNIMSR; translated from the coding sequence ATGGGCGATTATCGACAGATTCTCACAGATCTCAAAAACAAAAAATATGCTCCGGTTTACTTTCTCTGTGGACAGGAGCCTTACTTCATCGATAAGATTTGTGACCACATAGAAAAAAACGCTCTCAATGAAGCCGAACAAGGCTTTAACCAGATGATTCTCTATGGTAAGGATACCACCATTGAAGAAATTTTAGAAAATGCTAAGCGTTTTCCCATGATGGCTGAGCACCAAGTAATAATTGTCAAAGAGGCACAGCATCTAGTAAAACAGTTACCAAAGCTGGAAAATTACCTCGAGCAGCCCCAAAACACTACAGTTCTAGTATTTGCCTATAAATATAAAGTGCCAGACGGACGGAGCAAGGTCACTAAATTGCTAAAGAAAAAAGCAGTCTATTTTGAATCAAAACCACTTTATGAAAATAAGGTAGGGCCTTTTATAGGTGAGACGCTCAAGGAAAAAGGATTTCAAATAAGTCCAGAGGCTAACAGATTACTTGTGGATTATTTAGGTACTGATTTAGGTAAAATAAATAATGAGTTGTCTAAATTAACCCTTGTTCATGATTCTGCTCTTCCTATAACTCCTCAAGTAATAGAGGAAAACATAGGTATTTCCAAAGATTTCAACGTCTTTGAACTGCGCAAGGCTATAGGGATGCGTGACAATCTCAAAGTCCACCGTATAGCTAATTATTTTGCCGAAAACCCAAAGGAAAACCCGATTGTTTTAACTACAGCTCAATTATTTTCATTTTTTACCCAATTGCTTAAAGTACATGGGTTAAGAGACAGATCGCCCCAAGCGGTAGCAAGAGCAGCTGGAGTTAACCCTTATTTTGTTCAAGAGATACTTACAGCGGTAAAAAATTACCCTATGAAATATTGCAGTCGTGCCATTAAACTCATCAGAGAAACAGATGTGCAGTCTAAGGGTGTAGGGACCGTACAAGCTGATCAGGGCTACTTATTAAAAGAACTACTTGTAAATATTATGTCCAGATAA
- the menA gene encoding 1,4-dihydroxy-2-naphthoate octaprenyltransferase, with product MGAPLKAWISAARLRTLPLSISGILMGISCAYFMGNIPKIQSGLNPAYFDPYFEIRLWKIAALGLITTLLFQILSNFANDYGDGTKGTDNDKRIGPIRAIQSGLIRPSQMKRAVIITSILSFISAVALISVSLGFKQLLIALFFLVLGVAAIWAAIKYTVGDDAYGYSGLGDLFVFIFFGPVSVMGIYYLVLQQFNIFLILPSLTIGLLSVAVLNLNNMRDIENDQVSGKNTVVVKIGLAKAKVFHLSLIAVAFVSLIYYLLHLKSLYSESTILIFFPLVAFTPLIAHCIKVLKNDVPALFDPELKKVALSTFLLSLITLIVLISITIN from the coding sequence ATGGGAGCACCGTTAAAAGCTTGGATCTCTGCTGCACGATTGCGTACACTTCCATTAAGTATTAGTGGAATTTTAATGGGCATATCCTGTGCCTATTTCATGGGAAACATCCCCAAAATACAAAGTGGCTTGAATCCAGCTTACTTTGATCCCTATTTTGAAATTAGATTATGGAAAATAGCCGCATTAGGGTTGATTACCACATTACTTTTTCAAATTCTATCAAATTTTGCAAACGATTATGGTGATGGTACTAAAGGTACTGATAACGATAAACGCATCGGACCCATACGAGCCATTCAGAGCGGCCTGATCAGACCTTCTCAAATGAAGAGAGCTGTTATTATTACTTCCATCTTATCATTCATCAGCGCTGTTGCTTTAATATCAGTAAGCTTAGGTTTCAAGCAATTACTTATCGCGCTGTTTTTTTTAGTTCTAGGAGTTGCAGCTATTTGGGCAGCGATAAAATATACAGTTGGTGATGATGCTTATGGCTATTCTGGTTTGGGCGATCTTTTCGTTTTCATATTTTTTGGACCGGTAAGTGTAATGGGGATTTACTATCTGGTACTTCAACAATTCAATATCTTCTTGATTTTACCTTCTCTTACCATAGGATTATTAAGTGTTGCGGTTCTGAATCTTAATAATATGCGAGACATTGAAAACGATCAAGTCTCTGGAAAAAATACAGTGGTTGTCAAAATAGGCCTCGCTAAGGCAAAAGTTTTCCATTTGAGTCTTATAGCAGTAGCATTTGTATCCTTGATATATTATCTACTCCATTTGAAATCACTTTATTCAGAGTCTACAATATTGATTTTCTTCCCATTGGTAGCTTTCACTCCTTTAATTGCACACTGTATCAAAGTCCTTAAAAACGATGTGCCAGCTCTTTTTGATCCGGAGCTCAAAAAAGTAGCCTTGTCGACCTTTCTATTGAGTTTGATTACTCTAATTGTATTGATCTCAATTACAATCAACTAA
- a CDS encoding PQQ-dependent sugar dehydrogenase has product MKKLFYFVIALLVSMASHQKLSAQSIDLAPIASGLNAPVDIKSAGDERLFIVEQVGLIKIIDLTTNSISPNAFLDISSLISTGGERGLLSMAFPADYNISGKFYIYYTDTTGSSVISQYSVSNQDPNQADPNGSVILTYTQPFANHNAGCMQFGPDGFLYIASGDGGSGGDPGNRAQDNNTLLGKMLRLDVTGSSNGNPYSIPASNPFASSAGADEIFSTGLRNPWKFSFDSNNIWIADVGQNATEEINRQSVSNNIANYGWRCYEGSNNFNVQASCPPVADLVFPLAEYNHTGSGLNKCSITGGYVYRGNDFPNLQGTYFFADFCSNEIGMLDASQSNPVIRYTSPYTGAGFSSFGVDQNNELYVAHRNTGTISRIVDTTASFETPSFLALKLYPNPADSSITIQTDDNSVKTYKIFDARGKVVSKGTLSATKTIDISIVKSGIYFVNCKGMSTQYSKRFIVR; this is encoded by the coding sequence ATGAAGAAATTATTTTACTTTGTGATAGCTCTATTAGTATCGATGGCTTCACATCAAAAGCTAAGCGCCCAATCCATAGACTTAGCTCCCATAGCCAGTGGTTTAAACGCTCCCGTTGATATTAAAAGTGCAGGAGATGAGCGATTGTTTATTGTAGAGCAAGTTGGCTTAATTAAGATTATTGACCTCACTACAAACTCTATTTCACCTAATGCGTTTCTCGACATCAGCTCATTGATTTCCACCGGTGGAGAACGAGGATTACTGAGTATGGCTTTCCCTGCCGACTACAATATCTCTGGCAAATTTTATATTTATTATACCGACACCACGGGTTCAAGTGTCATTTCTCAGTACAGTGTTTCAAATCAGGATCCTAATCAAGCTGATCCAAATGGATCTGTAATCCTAACCTACACGCAACCCTTTGCAAACCATAATGCTGGATGCATGCAATTCGGTCCAGATGGATTTCTTTATATCGCCTCTGGGGATGGGGGTAGCGGTGGGGATCCCGGTAATAGAGCTCAAGACAATAATACCTTGTTAGGCAAAATGCTACGCTTAGATGTTACGGGCAGCAGTAACGGCAACCCCTACTCCATTCCAGCTTCAAACCCTTTTGCATCAAGTGCAGGAGCCGATGAAATTTTCTCTACTGGACTTCGTAATCCCTGGAAATTTTCCTTTGACTCAAACAATATATGGATCGCAGATGTGGGACAGAATGCCACAGAAGAAATCAATAGACAATCTGTCTCAAACAACATAGCAAATTACGGCTGGCGTTGTTATGAGGGCAGCAATAATTTTAATGTTCAAGCGAGCTGTCCACCGGTCGCAGATCTTGTCTTCCCCCTTGCTGAGTACAACCACACCGGTAGTGGACTCAATAAGTGCAGTATCACGGGTGGCTATGTATATCGCGGTAATGATTTCCCCAACCTTCAGGGCACCTATTTTTTTGCAGATTTTTGCAGTAACGAGATAGGAATGCTAGACGCTTCGCAGAGTAATCCTGTCATCCGTTACACATCGCCTTATACGGGAGCAGGATTTTCGTCGTTTGGAGTAGATCAAAATAATGAGTTGTACGTAGCACATCGCAACACAGGAACCATTTCCAGAATTGTCGATACAACAGCAAGTTTTGAAACACCGTCTTTTCTAGCTCTTAAGCTATATCCTAATCCTGCAGACAGCTCAATCACTATTCAAACAGACGATAATTCTGTTAAAACTTATAAGATTTTTGATGCCAGAGGAAAAGTGGTTTCAAAAGGTACTTTATCAGCTACTAAGACTATTGACATTTCAATAGTCAAATCAGGTATTTATTTCGTGAATTGTAAAGGAATGAGCACACAATACTCGAAGAGATTTATAGTAAGGTAA
- a CDS encoding glycosyltransferase family 2 protein, whose translation MKIGIVILNWNGVDLLNRFLPSVVECSSGHDIYVADNASTDSSRKWIQDHYPTVQIIAMNKNRGYAGGYNEALKHVKNEVVCLLNSDVEVTPEWLTPIVKRFQGELKLAVLQPKLLDLKRPEYFEYAGAAGGFLDRLAYPYCRGRIFTTLEKDQGQYDDAIDLDWASGACFFIRKTVFDELRGFDVDYFAHQEEIDLCWRVRKIGYRVGYEPKSSILHLGGGTLKNHNPKKTFYNFRNSLYNIVKNDESNLMLAILLLRMVLDGVAALKFLIEGNGSHFIAVIKAHISFYSNLSIIWPKRNSRSKIIYQNNQRVFSIIYQYFVLNRRTFHKTSGTS comes from the coding sequence ATGAAAATAGGTATAGTTATACTCAACTGGAATGGTGTGGATTTGCTCAACCGATTTTTACCCAGCGTGGTCGAGTGTAGCTCTGGTCATGACATATATGTTGCAGATAATGCTTCTACAGACTCTTCCAGAAAGTGGATTCAAGATCATTATCCAACAGTACAGATAATTGCCATGAATAAGAATCGAGGTTATGCCGGCGGTTATAATGAAGCTTTAAAGCACGTTAAAAATGAGGTAGTTTGTTTATTGAATTCAGATGTTGAGGTAACACCAGAGTGGCTTACTCCCATCGTTAAAAGATTTCAGGGTGAACTGAAACTAGCTGTATTGCAGCCTAAATTATTGGATCTCAAAAGACCAGAGTATTTTGAATATGCTGGCGCTGCGGGTGGTTTCTTGGATAGACTTGCTTATCCCTATTGTAGGGGGCGCATTTTTACTACGCTAGAGAAGGATCAAGGGCAGTACGATGATGCTATAGATTTAGACTGGGCCAGTGGGGCCTGTTTTTTTATAAGGAAGACAGTCTTTGATGAGTTAAGGGGTTTTGATGTAGATTATTTTGCTCATCAGGAAGAAATAGACCTTTGTTGGAGGGTCAGAAAAATAGGGTATAGGGTAGGATACGAGCCCAAATCTTCAATATTGCATCTAGGAGGAGGCACACTCAAAAATCATAACCCTAAAAAAACCTTCTATAACTTTAGAAATAGTCTTTATAATATAGTCAAGAACGATGAAAGTAACCTGATGCTGGCAATACTACTTTTGAGGATGGTGCTGGATGGCGTTGCGGCGCTAAAGTTTTTAATCGAGGGTAATGGTTCACATTTCATAGCCGTAATTAAAGCGCATATAAGCTTCTACTCAAATCTGAGTATTATCTGGCCTAAAAGAAATTCACGTTCTAAAATAATTTATCAAAATAACCAGAGGGTTTTTTCGATTATATATCAATACTTTGTCTTAAATCGACGAACTTTTCATAAAACCAGTGGCACTAGTTAA